One window from the genome of bacterium encodes:
- a CDS encoding GldG family protein — translation MKRTSITIFLTAAIVLALANYLASRHPLRLDLTQNGVYTLSKSTRAIVRNLNDVLTVRVYFSEKVPPAMLGLRREVDDLLSELKDSAGARINVEHIDPAASAMDEQKAALMGIMPVQLNVYEGDKVEVAKIYLGIAVLYGDKQEVLPVVHSAANLEYELAESILKVSTDKLTRIGWWEGRNGEDEVSPYALIRDALSRRYDVVDIGPAYRQAGKGELVDLDPAELRAVLLVSPRTLGEADLFALDQYIVKGGRLMALIDRSDVGAKLDISPVASDAFDLIAHYGATIEDELLLDESNATAAFTGGPVTYHIPYAFWPEVIDSGFNRESPVTVNLQSAVFPWTSPLSLAQEDADAWIARSTDKSAAIPVSGASLEPRFATDNLAKAARSKHAIAALLKGPFKSYFSGTGKTAPKGAAVLAEGGNEAAIFVTGSSHWIMDKVLMKFPQNADLFQNALDWLSMSDSLMGIRSREGARRPIALLPDAAKSLLRYVNLAIGPMAIGAIGVGTVILRRRRRKKIETRFRKAS, via the coding sequence ATGAAGAGGACCTCGATCACAATATTCTTAACCGCCGCGATAGTGCTGGCGCTGGCCAACTACCTGGCTTCAAGGCATCCGCTGCGCCTCGACCTCACCCAGAACGGAGTCTACACCCTCTCGAAATCCACCAGGGCGATAGTCCGGAATTTGAACGACGTGTTGACCGTGCGAGTCTACTTCTCCGAGAAGGTTCCGCCTGCGATGCTGGGGCTCAGGCGCGAAGTGGACGATCTGCTCTCCGAACTCAAGGATTCCGCAGGCGCCAGGATCAACGTCGAACACATAGACCCCGCGGCAAGCGCCATGGACGAGCAGAAGGCGGCGCTCATGGGGATCATGCCCGTGCAGCTGAACGTCTACGAGGGCGACAAGGTCGAGGTCGCGAAGATATACCTCGGCATCGCCGTGCTCTACGGAGACAAGCAGGAGGTCCTCCCCGTGGTCCACAGCGCAGCCAACCTCGAATACGAGCTCGCGGAATCCATCCTCAAGGTCTCCACGGACAAACTCACGCGCATAGGATGGTGGGAGGGAAGAAATGGCGAGGATGAGGTCTCCCCTTACGCGCTGATACGCGACGCGCTCTCGCGACGCTACGACGTGGTCGATATAGGCCCTGCCTACCGGCAAGCAGGCAAAGGCGAGCTCGTTGATCTCGATCCTGCGGAGCTTCGCGCCGTCTTGCTCGTCTCGCCCAGGACGCTGGGCGAAGCCGACCTCTTCGCCCTGGACCAGTACATCGTCAAGGGAGGCAGGCTGATGGCGCTCATCGACCGGAGCGACGTGGGCGCCAAACTCGACATCTCCCCCGTGGCGAGCGACGCATTCGACCTCATCGCCCATTACGGCGCCACGATCGAAGACGAGCTTCTGCTCGACGAGTCGAACGCGACCGCGGCCTTCACCGGCGGCCCCGTGACGTATCACATCCCGTACGCATTCTGGCCCGAGGTGATCGACTCCGGCTTCAACAGGGAAAGCCCTGTCACCGTAAACCTGCAGTCAGCCGTGTTCCCGTGGACCTCGCCGCTCTCGCTCGCACAAGAGGATGCGGACGCATGGATCGCAAGGAGCACGGACAAGTCGGCCGCAATACCCGTGTCGGGCGCAAGCCTGGAGCCGAGATTCGCGACAGATAACCTCGCCAAAGCGGCGCGCTCGAAGCACGCGATCGCAGCGCTCCTGAAAGGGCCCTTCAAGAGCTATTTCTCCGGCACAGGGAAGACCGCGCCAAAGGGGGCGGCGGTGCTCGCGGAGGGCGGAAACGAAGCCGCGATATTCGTGACAGGGTCCTCACACTGGATCATGGACAAGGTCCTCATGAAATTCCCGCAGAACGCCGACCTCTTCCAGAATGCGCTGGACTGGCTTTCCATGAGTGATTCCCTGATGGGGATCCGCTCGCGCGAAGGCGCGCGCAGGCCCATCGCCCTGTTGCCCGACGCGGCAAAATCCCTCTTGAGATACGTCAACCTGGCTATCGGGCCGATGGCGATAGGCGCCATAGGCGTGGGGACCGTGATCCTCCGACGCAGGCGCAGAAAAAAGATCGAAACCAGGTTTCGCAAGGCCTCATGA
- a CDS encoding DUF4340 domain-containing protein, whose product MKIIKDKRPLIYLAIAVAAAIVVLFIENPDMPRVDDASRDTFIPEFDSALVARIEVTQLLEAAALEREGEDWKVTERISPMKKELYEKEGKDLPEEEWKPAERARVSHALGGFGGLNKGIVVSQNPDNQELFQVKNTGVNVLLLDKGGDEIAEVVIGKNGPDYGSTYVRRSNEDKVYLVDRALVGLFSPVASDWLAQETQKNPAEGSP is encoded by the coding sequence ATGAAGATCATCAAGGACAAGCGCCCTCTCATCTATCTCGCGATCGCCGTCGCCGCCGCGATCGTTGTGCTCTTCATCGAGAACCCTGACATGCCAAGGGTGGACGACGCCTCGCGCGACACGTTCATACCCGAATTCGACAGCGCGCTCGTGGCGCGCATCGAGGTGACGCAGCTGCTCGAGGCCGCGGCCCTCGAGCGCGAGGGAGAGGACTGGAAGGTGACGGAGCGGATCAGCCCCATGAAGAAAGAGCTGTATGAGAAAGAGGGAAAGGATCTCCCGGAGGAGGAGTGGAAGCCCGCCGAGAGGGCCAGGGTCTCCCACGCGCTCGGGGGTTTCGGAGGTCTCAATAAAGGAATTGTGGTATCCCAGAACCCGGACAATCAGGAGCTCTTCCAGGTGAAGAACACCGGCGTCAACGTCCTGCTGTTGGACAAGGGCGGCGATGAGATCGCGGAGGTCGTGATAGGCAAGAATGGGCCCGACTACGGCAGCACGTACGTCCGCCGCTCGAATGAAGACAAGGTGTATCTGGTGGACCGAGCGCTGGTCGGACTCTTCTCGCCCGTCGCCTCCGACTGGCTCGCACAGGAGACACAAAAAAATCCCGCGGAGGGTTCTCCCTAG
- the metG gene encoding methionine--tRNA ligase, which yields MPKNPKKNKFYITTAIDYVNSLPHIGTAYEKIGADVLARWHRMLGDEVHFQMGNDEHSINVWKAAKEKGLSPKEYCDEMRGRFESIWKSLELSYDGFIQTSDPHHEKGVKKLFKAIMDKGDIYKSRYEGWYCESCEAFLTEKDLEGGLCPNHKSKPTWLAEENYFFALSKYRDDLLAHIKKNPEFILPDIRRNEILSLLGEGLQDISVSRSSFDWGVALPDDPEHIVYVWFDALINYVTAVGYGWDDEMFAKWWPADMHVIGKDITRFHCVIWPAMLMSAGIPLPKTIFGHGFVYLKGEKMSKTLGNVVTPMDVIDKYGADPLRYYLMREGGFGRDSDFTWEHFIERYNGDLANGIGNLVARTIGMATRYQDGKISPPANPSFEGELKDKTDGLLEKVGAALDHTSGEVDFHQALAAIWEVMAAADRHINDEKPWEKAKAGKTEEINAVLWRVATALRSTTILLSPFMPGTALSIWDAMGFESTGALNAQTTDDRNLAFGALDKTITVKASTGLFPRIEEEKKETETEEPKTEPKKQKEKKEGKMIAAGQIEITDFAKVDLRVAEIIAAEKVEGADKLLKLKVTLGEEERQIVAGIAKHYAPEELIGKRIVVVANLKPATLRGIESQGMLLAASDETTVSILTPLKEVKVGSKVK from the coding sequence ATGCCAAAGAACCCGAAAAAAAATAAATTCTACATCACCACGGCGATCGACTACGTCAACAGCCTGCCCCACATAGGCACTGCGTACGAGAAGATCGGCGCGGACGTGCTCGCGCGTTGGCACCGCATGCTGGGCGACGAGGTCCACTTCCAGATGGGCAATGACGAGCACTCGATCAACGTCTGGAAGGCTGCGAAGGAGAAGGGACTCTCGCCCAAGGAATACTGCGATGAAATGCGCGGCCGGTTCGAGTCGATCTGGAAGAGCCTCGAGCTCTCATACGACGGGTTCATCCAGACCTCCGACCCTCACCACGAAAAGGGAGTGAAGAAACTCTTCAAGGCCATCATGGACAAGGGCGACATCTACAAGTCGCGCTACGAGGGATGGTATTGCGAATCGTGCGAGGCGTTCCTCACGGAGAAGGACCTCGAAGGGGGACTGTGCCCCAACCACAAGTCGAAGCCGACCTGGCTCGCTGAGGAAAACTACTTCTTCGCGCTCTCGAAATACCGCGACGATCTCCTCGCCCACATAAAAAAGAACCCGGAATTCATACTCCCCGACATCAGGCGCAACGAGATCCTCTCCCTGCTGGGCGAAGGGCTGCAGGACATATCGGTATCGCGATCTTCGTTCGACTGGGGCGTAGCGCTCCCCGACGACCCCGAGCATATCGTCTACGTCTGGTTCGACGCGCTGATAAACTACGTGACCGCAGTCGGCTACGGCTGGGACGACGAGATGTTCGCAAAGTGGTGGCCCGCGGACATGCACGTGATCGGCAAGGACATCACCAGGTTCCACTGCGTGATATGGCCCGCCATGCTCATGAGCGCTGGGATACCTCTCCCGAAGACGATCTTCGGCCACGGCTTCGTCTATCTAAAAGGCGAGAAGATGAGCAAGACGCTGGGCAACGTGGTGACGCCCATGGACGTGATCGACAAGTACGGTGCGGACCCCCTGCGCTACTATCTCATGCGCGAGGGTGGATTCGGCCGCGATTCCGACTTCACGTGGGAACATTTCATCGAGCGCTACAACGGCGACCTGGCAAACGGCATCGGCAACCTCGTGGCCAGGACGATCGGGATGGCTACCAGATACCAAGACGGCAAAATCTCCCCTCCTGCGAATCCATCATTCGAAGGCGAGCTGAAAGACAAGACCGACGGTCTCCTGGAAAAAGTGGGGGCAGCGCTCGATCACACGAGCGGCGAGGTCGATTTTCACCAGGCGCTCGCGGCGATATGGGAAGTCATGGCAGCCGCCGACAGGCACATCAACGATGAAAAGCCGTGGGAGAAGGCGAAGGCTGGCAAAACAGAGGAGATAAACGCGGTGCTCTGGCGTGTGGCCACGGCCTTGCGAAGCACCACGATCCTTCTCTCGCCGTTCATGCCAGGCACCGCCCTCTCGATCTGGGACGCGATGGGCTTTGAGTCGACCGGCGCGCTGAATGCACAGACGACCGACGATCGCAATCTTGCATTCGGTGCGCTGGACAAGACCATCACCGTGAAGGCAAGCACCGGTCTATTCCCGAGGATAGAGGAAGAGAAAAAGGAAACAGAAACAGAGGAGCCGAAAACCGAACCGAAGAAACAGAAGGAGAAGAAGGAGGGGAAGATGATCGCAGCGGGCCAGATAGAGATAACCGACTTCGCGAAGGTGGATCTTCGGGTCGCGGAGATAATCGCCGCCGAGAAGGTCGAGGGCGCGGACAAGCTGCTCAAACTCAAGGTGACGCTCGGCGAGGAAGAGCGCCAGATCGTGGCCGGCATCGCCAAACATTACGCGCCGGAGGAACTCATCGGCAAACGCATCGTGGTCGTCGCTAACTTGAAGCCCGCCACGCTGCGCGGCATCGAATCGCAGGGCATGCTTCTCGCCGCCTCCGACGAAACCACCGTCTCCATCCTCACTCCGCTCAAGGAAGTCAAAGTCGGGTCAAAGGTAAAATAA
- the ricT gene encoding regulatory iron-sulfur-containing complex subunit RicT, which translates to MQEQPTQDSTKTEGPSEQAEAKKRLAVWIKFRTAGSVYTFATDDATLKRDERVVLEADEGTSFGIVAAPPKEVCEKELPQNVKKVLRRFTEEDEEIAAKQRERALECFEACRERIKARSLPMKLVDVEISDSGRKAVFIFFAEERVDFRTLVKDLAGVLRMRIEMRQVGSRDESKIIGCIGPCGLTTCCSTHLRQFKSISISMAKHQGLAPNPAKLTGMCGKLKCCLDYESAVYEACRHGLPKVGAAVRCPSGPGKVVGHNVLKRECTVKLYGGGEARFACDQCQALSQQERETAIDSARQAREEGEERRRLGGRDKRRRDRGRREPINAKEPEKK; encoded by the coding sequence ATGCAGGAACAACCGACACAGGACAGCACGAAGACAGAGGGCCCGAGCGAGCAGGCCGAGGCCAAAAAGCGCTTGGCCGTCTGGATAAAATTCCGCACCGCAGGCAGCGTCTATACCTTTGCGACCGACGACGCCACGCTCAAGCGCGACGAGCGCGTGGTGCTCGAGGCGGACGAGGGGACCTCATTCGGGATCGTGGCGGCCCCTCCGAAAGAGGTCTGCGAGAAGGAGCTGCCGCAAAACGTGAAGAAGGTCTTGAGGCGTTTCACCGAGGAGGACGAGGAGATCGCGGCAAAGCAGAGGGAGCGCGCGCTCGAGTGTTTCGAGGCATGCCGCGAGAGGATCAAGGCCAGGTCGCTCCCCATGAAGCTCGTGGATGTCGAGATATCCGACAGCGGGCGCAAGGCGGTCTTCATCTTCTTCGCAGAGGAGCGCGTGGATTTCAGGACCCTGGTAAAGGACCTGGCCGGCGTCCTCCGCATGCGCATCGAGATGCGCCAGGTGGGTTCGCGCGACGAGTCCAAGATCATCGGCTGCATCGGACCGTGCGGGCTCACCACCTGCTGCTCGACACATCTCAGACAGTTCAAGTCCATATCGATCTCCATGGCCAAGCACCAGGGGCTGGCGCCAAACCCGGCGAAGCTGACCGGCATGTGCGGCAAACTGAAATGTTGTCTCGACTACGAGAGCGCGGTCTATGAGGCCTGCCGCCACGGGCTCCCCAAGGTCGGGGCCGCGGTCCGATGCCCCAGCGGTCCCGGCAAGGTCGTGGGCCACAACGTGCTCAAGCGCGAGTGCACAGTGAAGCTCTACGGAGGGGGCGAGGCGCGCTTCGCGTGCGACCAGTGCCAGGCCCTCTCCCAGCAAGAGCGCGAGACTGCGATCGATTCCGCGCGCCAGGCGCGCGAGGAGGGCGAGGAGCGCAGGCGTCTGGGGGGAAGGGACAAGAGGCGCAGGGACAGGGGCCGCAGGGAACCGATAAATGCCAAAGAACCCGAAAAAAAATAA
- a CDS encoding S8 family serine peptidase: MRTIKIFAYAAALAIFTLVFSHAAIAGEMDLMMRRMSKSVSSGAQTSWSKAAVREGGTIFIPCLVRTKDALATIAAIEDMGGRATAIKVRSGDGSTLAAHIPPDFAEALAAREEVVVVEAAAPLSSKMETARTATNTVAVQDGSALGVAYDGTNVIVGVVDDGLDYGHPDFTTAIGKNRVQYLRQTVAGGAVECTHTAIQAGTCTIEDGGQGTTHGTHVTGIAASGDSTYTGLAPNADIMFVFNSATDASTSNAGSTSLATAVIEGVSAIFTKADVMDKPCVVNLSLGTSLGAHDGTSLLEQGLTELTSAAPGRIVVGAAGNEQVTPAAQPEARRDYVGGIHASIDVPAGESRGYRIGIWSGATAAATYVGGTLADVWLSTGQSGACSIAAFAYTQGRETYDFTFPGLATTDDASFGTADITFSVDSSNANVASDAVSTVSIDVDSSDIRNEKPHATVIFSPNSGILSDDLETRWFDVVIRATSAACTGNMWLYYDHVSVHDFLKGMAGAGHDVGAGATYTGYNLGDGDSLYTATIPSTAVGVISAGSWMQEKPVGSGVSEWTGDNGVTYDQSDLSAPGGTGSVTNDVSGFSSLGPTADGRTKPDVVTPGEPVISSKATDSYVSSSIKVGETHFKNAGTSMASPHLAGIVALLLQRNNTLSVDQVRTALQAGALTSGMTVKTPDPANTWGAGKVNGVSIMESVGEDTSAYHGTGDLDGGGGDGGCELSTAGTADGASCIIMFGLPVLLIFFLFFRKKHIKYN; this comes from the coding sequence ATGCGCACGATAAAAATCTTTGCCTATGCGGCAGCGCTCGCGATCTTCACGCTCGTTTTCTCGCATGCCGCGATCGCCGGCGAGATGGACCTCATGATGCGCAGGATGTCGAAATCCGTATCGTCGGGCGCTCAGACCTCGTGGTCAAAGGCTGCGGTGAGAGAGGGCGGGACGATCTTCATCCCGTGTCTCGTCCGCACCAAAGATGCGCTCGCGACGATCGCGGCGATAGAGGACATGGGCGGCCGCGCAACTGCGATAAAGGTCAGGTCCGGCGACGGGTCGACGCTGGCGGCGCATATACCGCCCGACTTCGCCGAGGCGCTCGCTGCGCGCGAGGAGGTCGTCGTCGTGGAGGCGGCCGCGCCGCTCTCCAGCAAGATGGAGACGGCCCGCACGGCGACCAACACCGTGGCCGTCCAGGACGGGAGCGCCCTCGGCGTGGCGTACGACGGGACCAACGTGATCGTGGGCGTCGTGGACGACGGCCTCGACTACGGGCATCCGGATTTCACGACCGCGATCGGAAAGAACAGGGTCCAATACTTAAGGCAGACCGTCGCGGGCGGGGCCGTAGAGTGCACGCACACCGCGATACAGGCTGGGACCTGCACGATAGAGGACGGGGGGCAGGGCACGACCCACGGCACGCACGTCACCGGGATAGCCGCGAGCGGCGATTCCACTTACACCGGGCTCGCCCCCAACGCGGACATCATGTTTGTCTTCAATTCCGCCACCGACGCCAGCACCAGCAACGCGGGCTCCACATCCCTTGCCACCGCCGTGATCGAGGGGGTCTCCGCGATCTTCACCAAGGCGGACGTTATGGACAAGCCGTGCGTCGTGAACTTGAGCCTCGGCACTTCGCTCGGCGCGCACGACGGGACCTCGCTGCTCGAGCAGGGGCTCACGGAACTGACATCCGCAGCACCCGGGAGGATAGTGGTGGGCGCCGCGGGCAACGAGCAGGTGACTCCGGCTGCGCAGCCGGAAGCCCGCCGCGATTACGTTGGCGGCATACACGCCTCCATCGACGTTCCGGCCGGCGAGAGCAGGGGATACAGGATAGGCATATGGAGCGGGGCGACCGCGGCCGCGACATACGTCGGCGGCACGCTCGCCGACGTATGGCTGAGCACGGGGCAATCCGGCGCCTGTTCCATCGCGGCTTTCGCATACACGCAGGGCCGCGAGACGTATGATTTCACCTTCCCTGGGCTCGCCACGACCGACGACGCGTCGTTCGGCACGGCCGACATCACGTTCTCAGTCGACTCGTCGAACGCCAACGTGGCCTCGGACGCGGTCTCCACCGTCAGCATCGACGTGGATTCATCGGACATCAGGAACGAAAAGCCGCATGCGACCGTGATCTTCTCGCCGAACAGCGGCATCCTGTCCGACGATCTCGAGACGCGGTGGTTCGACGTGGTGATCCGCGCCACGAGTGCCGCGTGCACGGGCAACATGTGGCTCTACTATGACCACGTGTCCGTGCACGACTTCCTCAAGGGGATGGCGGGCGCAGGCCACGATGTTGGCGCAGGCGCCACCTACACCGGCTACAATCTCGGCGACGGGGACAGCCTCTACACGGCCACGATCCCTTCCACCGCGGTCGGCGTGATCTCCGCCGGCAGCTGGATGCAGGAGAAGCCGGTAGGCTCCGGCGTGAGCGAGTGGACCGGCGACAACGGAGTCACCTACGATCAGTCCGACCTCTCAGCCCCCGGCGGCACGGGCTCGGTGACAAACGATGTCTCGGGGTTCTCGAGCCTTGGTCCTACGGCGGACGGGCGCACCAAGCCGGACGTGGTGACGCCGGGCGAGCCCGTCATCTCCAGCAAGGCCACTGATTCGTACGTCTCCAGCTCGATCAAGGTCGGCGAGACCCACTTCAAGAACGCCGGCACTTCCATGGCGTCGCCGCACCTGGCCGGCATCGTGGCGCTCCTGCTCCAGCGCAACAATACGCTCTCGGTCGATCAGGTGAGGACGGCGCTTCAGGCAGGGGCCTTGACCTCGGGCATGACGGTGAAGACGCCGGATCCTGCGAACACCTGGGGCGCGGGCAAGGTGAACGGCGTGAGCATCATGGAGTCCGTGGGTGAGGACACCTCCGCGTACCACGGCACCGGCGACCTCGACGGCGGCGGGGGCGATGGCGGCTGCGAGCTCTCCACAGCCGGGACAGCGGACGGGGCCAGTTGCATAATTATGTTTGGCCTGCCTGTGCTGCTCATCTTTTTCCTCTTTTTCCGCAAAAAACATATAAAATACAATTAG
- a CDS encoding L,D-transpeptidase translates to MILKGRDISDEFILAAAMFAVMAFAAALAFHYKPSSTQGPKGEMKVTGVEAAGETPESFCKDAGEILIEVNIPATELTLYEDGIPKFRRRVAIGQGVYPTPEQATAIKGAEWNPWWYPPDAPWAKGEKPTPPGPGNPMGLAKMALSREILFHGTNKPWSVGRPASHGCMRMHNRDVTDMAWYLQQRFSSQCDPALREQYEKQGWKTFTVKFDRPVPVHVVYRPVLAREGKLAFFKDHYNRVAGKREAAILTELIRAGYDIEGLDEDEVKALSERWPLEELVDIRTLMREKSIVDFIDVPECS, encoded by the coding sequence GTGATACTAAAGGGAAGAGACATCTCAGATGAGTTCATTCTAGCGGCGGCCATGTTCGCTGTCATGGCCTTTGCCGCGGCGCTCGCATTCCATTACAAGCCTTCTTCGACGCAGGGGCCGAAGGGGGAGATGAAGGTGACCGGCGTCGAGGCCGCCGGGGAAACGCCGGAGAGTTTTTGCAAGGATGCCGGGGAGATCCTGATAGAGGTCAACATACCGGCCACGGAGCTCACGCTCTACGAAGACGGCATCCCCAAATTCCGAAGGAGGGTGGCCATAGGGCAGGGGGTGTATCCCACGCCGGAGCAGGCGACCGCGATAAAGGGCGCGGAGTGGAATCCGTGGTGGTACCCGCCGGACGCGCCGTGGGCAAAGGGCGAGAAACCGACGCCCCCCGGCCCGGGGAACCCGATGGGGCTGGCCAAGATGGCACTGTCCAGGGAGATCCTCTTTCACGGCACCAACAAGCCCTGGTCCGTGGGCAGGCCGGCCTCGCACGGCTGCATGAGGATGCACAATCGCGACGTGACGGACATGGCGTGGTATCTTCAGCAGAGGTTTTCATCCCAATGCGATCCCGCGCTCAGGGAGCAATACGAGAAACAGGGGTGGAAGACCTTCACCGTGAAATTCGACAGGCCGGTTCCGGTGCATGTGGTGTACAGGCCGGTGCTGGCGAGGGAGGGGAAGCTCGCTTTCTTCAAGGACCACTACAACCGGGTGGCGGGGAAAAGAGAGGCTGCGATATTGACGGAGCTCATCAGGGCGGGCTACGACATAGAGGGCTTGGACGAGGATGAGGTGAAGGCGCTCTCCGAGAGATGGCCTCTGGAGGAGCTGGTGGATATCAGGACGCTCATGAGGGAAAAGTCGATCGTCGATTTTATAGACGTTCCCGAATGCAGCTGA
- a CDS encoding helix-turn-helix transcriptional regulator, with amino-acid sequence MATTEVRELRSRIGRAIRRLREEEGISAQYLAKVIGVTQPTVSRIESGAGSISAENLFFIARSFNRPISFFVGEQSPTVHDDRDILRAGLVQYGATHLKAKRGIDIKAHYKTYEDFLNAALYEVDDPRFAAALATTIYSHAAKGELNTLRASAVIQHEELARYLLSLLELLRKALPRVKRPSRERELVSRTIDKLKEGILNRFKTAPALNFSLKSSNEVSLFINASLGNE; translated from the coding sequence ATGGCTACCACCGAAGTGAGAGAGCTGCGCAGCAGGATCGGGAGGGCGATCCGAAGGCTCCGCGAGGAGGAGGGGATAAGTGCGCAGTACCTCGCGAAGGTGATCGGCGTGACCCAGCCTACTGTTTCGCGCATCGAATCCGGCGCTGGTTCGATCTCGGCCGAAAACCTCTTCTTCATCGCAAGGAGCTTCAATCGACCCATCTCCTTCTTCGTGGGAGAGCAGAGCCCGACTGTCCACGACGACCGGGATATCCTGCGCGCAGGGCTCGTGCAGTACGGGGCGACTCATCTCAAGGCAAAGCGGGGGATCGACATCAAGGCGCATTACAAGACGTATGAAGATTTTCTGAACGCTGCGCTCTACGAGGTGGACGACCCCAGGTTCGCCGCCGCCCTTGCCACGACGATCTACAGCCATGCTGCCAAGGGCGAGCTCAATACACTGAGGGCGAGTGCTGTCATACAGCACGAAGAACTGGCGCGATATCTCCTCTCGTTGCTCGAATTGCTCAGGAAAGCTCTTCCGAGGGTAAAGCGCCCTTCGCGCGAGCGCGAGCTGGTAAGTCGCACTATCGATAAACTCAAGGAGGGGATATTGAATAGATTCAAGACAGCGCCCGCTCTTAATTTCTCCCTCAAGAGCTCAAACGAAGTCTCCCTGTTCATAAACGCGAGCCTCGGCAATGAATAG
- the tmk gene encoding dTMP kinase — MKGIFITFEGIEGSGKSTQIKLLARHLAQLGRDALLTREPGGTKIGEKIRSVLLDASHQGMTPITELMLYAAARRQHVEEVIEPALREGRIVLCDRYADATTAYQGAARRIDPALIKTVHQVATGGLMPELTLLLDLPAKDGLARAIERNANDNTEPGHDRFEREAIEFHERVRAGYLAIAREEPKRVIVVDAQGGAEELHKKISAIVEKHIDYVVKHHRA, encoded by the coding sequence ATGAAAGGCATATTCATCACATTCGAAGGCATCGAAGGTTCGGGCAAGAGCACCCAGATCAAACTCCTGGCCCGGCATCTCGCACAGCTCGGACGCGACGCGCTGCTCACGAGGGAGCCGGGGGGCACGAAGATCGGGGAGAAGATCCGCTCCGTGCTCCTGGACGCCTCACACCAGGGCATGACCCCGATCACCGAGCTGATGCTCTACGCAGCCGCCCGGCGCCAACACGTGGAGGAGGTCATCGAGCCTGCGCTGCGCGAGGGCAGGATCGTGCTGTGCGACCGCTACGCCGACGCCACCACGGCGTACCAGGGCGCGGCCCGCAGGATAGACCCGGCGCTGATAAAGACGGTGCACCAGGTGGCGACCGGCGGGCTGATGCCGGAGCTCACCCTGCTTTTGGATCTGCCGGCAAAGGACGGGCTTGCGCGGGCGATCGAACGCAATGCTAACGACAACACCGAACCGGGCCACGACCGCTTCGAGCGCGAGGCCATCGAATTCCACGAACGCGTGCGCGCAGGCTATCTCGCCATAGCGCGCGAAGAGCCGAAGAGAGTCATCGTGGTCGATGCGCAAGGCGGCGCCGAGGAATTGCACAAGAAGATATCGGCCATCGTGGAAAAACATATCGACTATGTGGTCAAACATCATAGGGCATAA
- the holB gene encoding DNA polymerase III subunit delta' gives MWSNIIGHKKQIEQLRRSLAARMLPNAYVFAGPAGVGKRLVANAFTAALFCPEAPARGHDACGECIDCRKLASGNHPDLFVLAPEESERGVTSNIKVEPAIELLHKLMFKPLEAPAKVAIIDGADRLLAHAANSLLKCLEEPPERTHFILITPMPHKLLPTIRSRCQFLAFPPLPEADVAEAIARLRSAPMEDATRIARLAQGSLGLAMELEPGFVTEILDRFVPLFSKASTADVIETAQAFSSLGQEKITLVFDILASWYRDLLRLKATSNSCDAIHPEAARMAPIHSETRLMQGLARLNTARLAADTAANKQLMFENLLFTLTA, from the coding sequence ATGTGGTCAAACATCATAGGGCATAAGAAGCAGATAGAACAGCTGAGGCGCTCGCTTGCGGCTCGAATGCTGCCGAACGCCTATGTGTTCGCGGGCCCGGCCGGAGTCGGCAAACGGCTGGTGGCGAACGCGTTCACGGCGGCGCTATTCTGCCCGGAGGCTCCGGCCCGAGGCCACGACGCATGCGGCGAATGCATAGACTGCCGCAAACTCGCATCCGGCAACCACCCTGACCTCTTCGTGCTGGCTCCGGAGGAGTCGGAGCGCGGCGTGACCAGCAACATAAAGGTCGAGCCCGCGATCGAGCTCCTGCACAAGCTCATGTTCAAACCGCTGGAGGCTCCGGCAAAGGTGGCGATCATCGACGGCGCGGACAGGCTGCTTGCGCACGCCGCGAACTCGCTGCTCAAGTGTCTGGAGGAGCCGCCGGAGCGGACGCACTTCATACTCATCACCCCGATGCCGCACAAGCTCCTCCCCACCATACGCTCGCGCTGCCAGTTCCTCGCCTTTCCCCCGCTTCCCGAGGCGGATGTCGCGGAGGCGATAGCGCGGCTCCGCTCGGCGCCGATGGAGGACGCGACGAGGATAGCGCGACTGGCGCAGGGGAGTCTGGGGCTGGCGATGGAGCTGGAGCCTGGCTTCGTGACCGAGATCCTGGATCGCTTCGTGCCTCTCTTTTCAAAGGCCTCGACAGCCGACGTCATCGAGACCGCACAGGCGTTCTCTTCGCTGGGTCAGGAGAAGATAACGCTCGTGTTCGACATACTGGCCAGCTGGTACCGGGACCTGCTGAGGCTCAAGGCGACATCGAACTCATGCGACGCAATCCATCCTGAGGCCGCCCGGATGGCGCCCATTCACTCTGAGACGAGGCTCATGCAGGGCCTGGCCAGGCTCAATACGGCGAGGCTTGCGGCCGATACAGCCGCAAATAAACAGTTGATGTTTGAGAATCTTCTGTTTACGCTGACCGCCTGA